A segment of the Thermocladium sp. ECH_B genome:
CTTGCTATTGTTGCCGGGTCATCGCCAGGCACATCGCTCGCCAACAGGGAAACGACGCGTCCGCCCCGCCTCATCACTAGCCTACCTAATTGCCCGCCCTTAACCATGGAGATATGCTTCCTAACGGCATTGATCTCATTAATCGTGGCTCCGCTCCTTATCATGAGATCATTGAGTCGACGCAAATCATCGAGTGACACCCCCTCCACAGGTAACTCCACTAGAGCTGATCCTCCGCCGCTGACTAGGAAGAGAACCACGTCCCCCTCACTAATCTTCTCCAGCAATGAGAGTATCCTCTGCGCGGCCTCTAGGCTGGCCTCGCTTGGCAATGGGTGAGTTGATTCAATTATAGGGATCATCCTTAATCGGCCCGGCGTGCCCTTTGGAACCACGGCCACCCCGCTCACTATGTTGGGTCCCAATTCATCCTCGGCGGCGGCCGCCATGGATATGGCTCCCTTCCCGATGGCCACGACATGTACCCTCCCGTTCAGGGTGGAGCCTCGTAGCCATTGCCTTGTCTTCCTATAGAGATCCGCCTCCTCCAGTATGCGGCTGATCAATTCCTTGGCAAGCGATTCATCCATTATGCATCCCGATCAGCGTGGTGCCTGATTCATCAATGAGTCCACCAATACTTGTGAAATGTCGACTACGCTTCCATCCATGTCCAGGTTAACGAAGCATATGGGGCATGCGGTCACTATCTTGGAGGCGCTTGTCTCCTTCAATTCATTGAATCTAAGGACAGCCACGTTATTCGACACCCTTGGGTAGAACGCCTCATCGGGCCCGCCGCAGCACATGGTGTTTTTACCATTGTGGCGAGGCATCTTCACTTGGCCCACTTTGCTCAGGAGCTCGAGGGGTTTATCGTAATTCATCCTCCTCTTTAGGTGGCAGGGCTCATGATAGGTCACGGAATCGCCGAGGCTCTTGAACTGGAGGGAACCCAGGAGGTCCAGGTAATGAACCACCTCGAAATCAAAGCTAGGCACGTACTTCGGGTACTCGTTAATCAATATGTCATATGTATGTGGATCAATTACTATTATCCTCTTCACCCCCTTCTCGTGAAATAGATCGGCGACTTGCCTAGCGTAATTAGCGANCTCGTTTACGTACCCCATATCGAGGAGGAGCGTGCCGGGGTACGGCTCATCCACGCCCAAGTACCTGAACTTGATTCCGGCCGCCTTGAGTAGGGTAACCACGTTGCGTAGGTACTTCTCCATCTTATCCTTTACCTCCTTATCGTAGAGTCCCCGCATGATTTTAGCCAAGGCAGGTGCGCGCGTGATTAGGCTCGACCCAATCCTCATTAGCTCCATGTTGCCGTTAAGCAATTCCCTCAATTTCTTATTATACGCCATTAATTGATACATGTGGCCCGTGTATAGTATAGTGGTTGAGTCATTATCGAACTCAATGCCATTGGCCCAATCGGCGCACTTATCCCCTAGGCCCAGTGGATCCCTATACCTCAGAGTCAGCTCCACTATCATCCTAGCTATTGGGTGCTCCTGCCTCTTCTCGAGGAGTTGCCCACTAGCTATGACTTGCTTCATGTAGTCACTGGCCCTCCCCGCATTCACNCCGGCGGGGCACACCTGTAGGCACGCGTAGCAGCTTAGGCATGAATTAAAGGCGTCCCCCACAGATAACTTGCTTCTCCCGCTTCTACTAACCTCCTCTAGGAACTCCTTCGCTAGGTTAATCCTGCCCCTGGCCCCCATTGACGCCCTGTAATCGCTTGCCGGCAATGTTGGGCAAACCGCCTCACAGAACCCGCAGTTTATGCATGCCGTGACTTCCTTCTCCAACGCTGTTAGGACGCTAATCAAAGAGTTTCCCCCTGTTTAGGAGATTCTTTGGATCGAAAACCTTCTTTATTTGCCTCATTAGCTCCAAGTTAACTAGGGTGCCCCTGGCCTTGAACTCCTCAACCAGTAACTGCTTCTTCTCCAGCCCAATGCCATGCTCGGCCGAGACGCTGCCTCCATGCCTCACCGCTATCATGCCTGTCTCCAACAGGAACGAGGAGACCCTGCGCATCTCATTCTCCTTACTGGTGTCGGCGAATATGTTGAGGTGTATATTTCCATCCCCTATATGGCCGAAGAGGGATACCTTGAAGCCATAATTCCTTATCGCGTTATCTATATCCAGCAGCGTGGCGGGCACCTCGGTTGATGGAACCACTATATCGCCTATTATCACCTTCTCTCCAGGCGCAGTCCGCTCCATTAGGAGGGAGGAGTAGAGCCCCTTCCTAGCTAAGTATATCCGCTCCATCTCGGCGGGGTCAGTCGTTATTCTCAGACTCATGGGGCTAGTCGACTTAAGCACCTCCGCGGCCGACTCCAGATCCTTCTGAAGCGATTCCTCGGTTGACGCTATATCTATTATCAACATGTAATTAGCTTCCTGCGGGTAATCCACGCCCTTCCCCTTCTTGGCTGCCTCCATGGATATCCTATCCATGAATTCCGCTATGTATGGTATTATCCCCGCCTCCTTCAACTTAGCAACCGCTCTCCCCGCCGCATCTATTGACTCATAGTAAACAAGTATTCTGCCTATCCTCCGGGGAATGGGCGCTATCTTAAGCGTGGCCTTAGTTATTATGCCCAGCGTTCCCTCGCTTCCAATCATTAACGCCGTTAAGTCATAACCTATCGACCTCTTGAGGACGCGGCCCCCGAATTGAGCCACCTCGCCGGTCGGCAGAACCACCTCCATGCCGAGCACCCACTCCTTTGTTGCGCCATACATTACCCCCCTCAAGCCCCCAGCGTTAGTGGATAGTGAGCCCCCAACGGTGGCGGCCAGGGAACTGGCGGGGTCTGGGGGATAAAAGTAATTAAACTTCGATAAGTACGCGTTAAGCGTGTCCAGCCTCACGCCTGCCTCGGCCACGACGTACCTATCCGGTATGCTCGTCTCCAGTATCTTGTCGAAGCGATTCATGCTTATCACTACCCCGCCCCGCATAGGCACCGAGGAGCCGGTGAGCGATGTGCCGCCGCCCCTCACATACATGGGAACCTCATTCGCGTAACACGCCTTCACTACCCTGGATAGTTCCTCAGTGCTTCCCGGGAG
Coding sequences within it:
- a CDS encoding dehydrogenase, with the translated sequence MSIIDELRKAVGDNHVLTTREDMLPYMRDASYFIGEEPIAVVLPGSTEELSRVVKACYANEVPMYVRGGGTSLTGSSVPMRGGVVISMNRFDKILETSIPDRYVVAEAGVRLDTLNAYLSKFNYFYPPDPASSLAATVGGSLSTNAGGLRGVMYGATKEWVLGMEVVLPTGEVAQFGGRVLKRSIGYDLTALMIGSEGTLGIITKATLKIAPIPRRIGRILVYYESIDAAGRAVAKLKEAGIIPYIAEFMDRISMEAAKKGKGVDYPQEANYMLIIDIASTEESLQKDLESAAEVLKSTSPMSLRITTDPAEMERIYLARKGLYSSLLMERTAPGEKVIIGDIVVPSTEVPATLLDIDNAIRNYGFKVSLFGHIGDGNIHLNIFADTSKENEMRRVSSFLLETGMIAVRHGGSVSAEHGIGLEKKQLLVEEFKARGTLVNLELMRQIKKVFDPKNLLNRGKLFD